A window from Montipora capricornis isolate CH-2021 chromosome 7, ASM3666992v2, whole genome shotgun sequence encodes these proteins:
- the LOC138056023 gene encoding trace amine-associated receptor 3-like, protein MAAVRGTVDYWNMASEEALVHVWLNIDNAQTIFTTVAVLATITFPITTIGNTAIVLSVWMDPLPKLRSSTSNFIIFSMAVADFLVGLVACPLTAFWGLASLYKYTNASFHFLKFFSMLINVSVGHILLLSIDRFFAVVTPLQYRAKVTSKRICIVSVACWIFFLLFGFVFSLLQKRYALMGTLYNVQILCILICIGVINVFTLYRFHKYSQAPKHWMTSMRGYLGK, encoded by the coding sequence ATGGCGGCTGTTCGAGGTACCGTTGACTATTGGAACATGGCAAGTGAAGAAGCTTTAGTTCACGTTTGGCTCAATATCGATAACGCTCAGACCATCTTCACTACTGTTGCTGTTCTGGCAACGATCACGTTTCCGATAACAACTATTGGAAATACTGCAATCGTTTTATCAGTTTGGATGGACCCTCTTCCAAAACTTCGATCTTCGACTTCAAACTTTATCATCTTCTCTATGGCTGTTGCAGACTTTTTGGTTGGCCTGGTTGCCTGTCCACTCACTGCCTTTTGGGGTTTGGCCTCATTATACAAGTACACCAACGCATCATTTcactttttaaagttcttttcaatGTTAATAAACGTAAGCGTAGGTCATATACTTCTTCTCAGCATTGACAGATTCTTTGCCGTGGTGACTCCTCTCCAGTATCGAGCCAAAGTGACGAGTAAACGAATCTGCATCGTTTCCGTCGCGTgttggatttttttcttgttgtttggGTTTGTGTTCTCGTTGTTACAAAAGCGTTATGCACTAATGGGAACTCTTTATAATGTACAAATCCTCTGTATTCTCATCTGCATCGGGGTCATCAACGTTTTCACTTTGTACCGCTTTCACAAGTATTCACAAGCACCGAAGCACTGGATGACCAGCATGCGGGGGTACCTCGGCAAATGA